In one Melopsittacus undulatus isolate bMelUnd1 chromosome 4, bMelUnd1.mat.Z, whole genome shotgun sequence genomic region, the following are encoded:
- the TNKS1BP1 gene encoding 182 kDa tankyrase-1-binding protein isoform X2 — translation MASQPLHPALPCTAPAGTGGLAGGSPDTGTARPKPPLRPKPHVLPKPAVPAKTPLPPPAPRHPRPELPSAEKMNRLAGPQPYGTGSMGGPLRRPSFTIKSPHQEPLIEKGLPSPAAAAGEATGVTPGEESPLPPTPSRKGPAPFKVTPVPVAIKPERFPGTTVEQILAKMDTREGPGSPDRARLCPDLSLRFGSKPFTAFRRRPSGEVEGAAPGDAPQPAAGEPGPGDDGHPTAETSGSPPAGPSSAGAPRGHRRPSSPPDLSSLQLGPPGSPRPPSCPAPAPGAPSQPYPAAPGSPHAPPELLAPGSPTRAPGSPESRPPASASVASSQAPGAPSSTAEPQLSISRSPGSPHTPGEGSPDNATPPGTPELPPRTTCPPGSPEAAVQCPASPSPPPEPLGNVSRPPGSPEGPDDPAAPPLSSEGPNFSPAPPCRRSSEGVLRPPPAGQGLGGLGGSLGALPQPGDPVVEPALGSESGWSLSQSFEWTFPARGGRRVPSPPRSPIRETGDSDGEDPAPGAAEPGPRGAEGAPCPGGPVAHAEVESSPEEDDDGEAEQDVTLCVTEPGQDPAEPEPHSEAAPLHPAPPAPATGTGSVWAPEGDSALSLQGPGGPGPAGGSPRSRDVPSDPGWLMELLASPGAHTGQGTEGLLGWSRKDLSSEFGISTPSPGSAFRWTQETDWPREPERDRELRTEQSWGSTGAGDQPFGTTRSDWGSGCRGTELPGDAGLGHSDWHKAPGAGESCRQEQDFGASKPTWGTGYGLDSTGSRDRIGSGNTDWSSSYSAGGAQRQDEELSSRQPSWASKYSSGDRESQDQATTPAWAGQYGCRDPEMKDRELSPDWTSKYSSRDAETTDKDLTLGWAGRSSTGDTGTAGREFSPSRVAWDSQYSTRDMESQDREFSPSRSAWTGECSTQGTESQDREFSFSRPAEADGYSTRDMESQDLEFSPSRPAWEDRYSTRHMESQDQEFSPSRPAWTSECSTRDMEDQAWKFCPGRPAWDSKYSSRDMENQEGEFSSSRSAKSSEGSTRDMESQDGEFKPSRPAWEDRFSTRDVESLDQFSPSRLTEPDGYSTRDMEPQDREFSPARPAKASEHSIGVMETWERELSPSRSAWDDQRSTRDVETWGEELSPGRATEASECSTRDMESQDREFSLAWEDRFSTRHLESQDSGFKPNKPAWDEEHSTRDMESQEQELSSSRAAEADGHRSRDMESQVLELSPGSLTWASECSSADTREEGIEVRSGRSPSQTEPVDAAADGKEFPSSPCPDPTSQDPGCGSTEHSAAGTRDWAEEPGDAECHSQFSSTGTEQELGPSSAAVSTGGFMPWVGAMGAPEDQHRDVPCGTSGGAGLQEHGCGDAEAQRREWADAFSARCAARSRDTGERHRGGDTSSVHSSVGLWDPILQMGEPPAVGSPCTDPPSPTEEERDPLELGPAPRSPGASSPLPEAVGGTPLDTGSAAAPSDHLDGKRPPSWEEKWLPVGTPHPEAPPDLAGQEFTFLEDAEVLDSRVLRSKAELGRQRRHRAPVLRPSTGPDGDTWLFRDCSEPRTPEDEAAAEPRSRRPGRAGRGPLFPSLSAAALKAKLRGRNRSAEEGTPPGDSKVTPPREPHVQRSKSCKIPGLSGKPLVLPPKPERSSGSEASPPHWLQALKLKKKKP, via the exons ATGGCCTCGCAGCCCCTGCACCCGGCCCTGCCCTGCACTGCACCGGCGGGCACCGGGGGGCTGGCGGGCGGCAGCCCTGACACAG GCACTGCCCGGCCCAAGCCCCCGCTGCGGCCCAAGCCCCATGTGCTGCCCAAGCCGGCCGTGCCCGCCAAGACCCCGCTGCCACCACCGGCCCCGCGGCACCCGCGGCCTGAGCTGCCCTCAGCAGAGAAGATGAACCGCCTGGCCGGGCCCCAGCCCTATGGCACTGGCAGCATGGGGGGGCCTCTTCGCCGGCCCTCCTTTACCATCAAATCCCCCCATCAAGAGCCCCTCATCGAGAAGGGGCTGccctcccctgcagcagcagctggggaggCCACAGGAGTGACCCCCGGTGAGGAGTCCCCCCTGCCACCGACCCCCTCCCGCAAGGGCCCGGCCCCCTTCAAGGTGACCCCGGTGCCAGTGGCCATCAAACCGGAGCGGTTCCCGGGCACCACCGTGGAGCAGATCCTGGCCAAGATGGACACCAGGGAGGGCCCAGGGAGCCCGGACCGAGCCCGGCTCTGTCCCGACCTCTCCTTGCGCTTCGGCTCCAAGCCCTTCACCGCCTTCCGGAGGCGCCCCAGTGGGGAGGTGGAGGGAGCTGCCCCTGGCGACGCCCCCCAACCCGCGGCGGGTGAGCCGGGGCCGGGGGACGACGGACACCCCACAGCCGAGACGAG CGGCTCCCCCCCCGCCGGCCCGAGCAGCGCCGGGGCCCCCCGCGGACACCGGAGGCCAAGCTCCCCCCCTGAC CTCTCCTCTCTGCAGTTGGGCCCCCCTGGCTCTCCCAGGCCCCCCTCCTGCCCAGCTCCGGCCCCAGGGGCTCCCTCCCAGCCCTACCCTGCAGCCCCCGGctccccccatgccccccccgAGCTCCTGGCCCCCGGTTCCCCCACACGGGCCCCCGGCTCCCCCGAATCCCGGCCTCCAGCCAGCGCCTCGGTCGCCTCTAGCCAGGCTCCCGGGGCTCCCTCCTCCACAGCCGAGCCTCAGCTCAGCATCTCCCGCTCCCCCGGCTCCCCCCACACGCCTGGAGAGGGGTCCCCTGATAATGCCACCCCCCCCGGCACTCCCGAGCTGCCCCCCAGGACCACCTGCCCCCCCGGCTCTCCCGAGGCTGCTGTCCAGTGCCCGGCCTCCCCCAGCCCACCCCCCGAGCCCCTGGGTAACGTCTCTCGCCCCCCGGGCTCCCCGGAGGGACCCGATGACCCCGCGGCACCCCCACTGTCCTCTGAGGGTCCCAACTTCAGCCCCGCTCCCCCCTGCAGGCGTTCATCAGAGGGGGTCCTGCGGCCCCCACCTGCGGGGCAGGGCCTAGGGGGGCTGGGGGGCTCGCTGGGTGCCCTGCCCCAGCCCGGGGACCCTGTTGTGGAGCCGGCCCTGGGCAGCGAGTCCGGCTGGAGCCTCTCCCAGTCCTTTGAGTGGACGTTCCCAGCACGGGGGGGCCGCCgggtcccatcccccccccgctcccccaTCCGGGAGACAGGCGACTCGGACGGGGAGGACCCGGCCCCTGGAGCGGCTGAGCCCGGCCCCCGGGGAGCAGAGGGGGCCCCGTGTCCGGGGGGGCCCGTGGCCCACGCAGAGGTTGAGAGCTCCCCggaggaggatgatgatggGGAGGCAGAGCAGGATGTGACACTGTGCGTGACAGAGCCTGGCCAGGACCCGGCTGAGCCTGAGCCCCACAGCGAGGCCGCCCCACTGCATCCAGCCCCACCGGCTCCAGCCACGGGGACTGGCTCGGTGTGGGCACCGGAGGGCGACTCTGCACTGAGCCTGCAGGGCCCTGGGGGGCCGGGCCCTGCTGGAGGGTCCCCAAGGAGCCGAGATGTGCCCAGTGATCCGGGCTGGCTGATGGAGCTGTTGGCATCACCTGGAGCCCACACAGGAcaaggcacagag ggcctGCTCGGCTGGTCACGAAAGGACCTGAGCAGTGAATTTGGCATCAGCACCCCCAGTCCCGGCAGCGCCTTCCGCTGGACCCAGGAGACAGACTGGCCCCGGGAGCCGGAGCGGGACCGGGAGCTCAGGACTGAACAGAGCTGGGGCAGCACCGGGGCTGGGGACCAGCCCTTCGGCACCACCAGGAGCGACTGGGGCAGCGGCTGCCGAGGGACCGAGCTGCCGGGAGACGCGGGGCTGGGCCACAGCGACTGGCACAAAGCCCCTggtgctggggagagctgcCGGCAGGAACAGGACTTCGGTGCCAGCAAACCCACGTGGGGCACCGGCTACGGCTTggacagcactggcagcagggacaggattGGCTCTGGGAACACCGATTGGAGCAGCAGCTACAGCGCGGGGGGAGCCCAGCGCCAGGATGAGGAGCTGAGCTCCAGGCAGCCCAGCTGGGCCAGCAAGTACAGCTCCGGGGATCGGGAGAGCCAGGACCAGGCCACCACACCGGCATGGGCTGGCCAGTACGGCTGCAGGGATCCAGAGATGAAGGACAGGGAGCTCAGCCCAGACTGGACCAGTAAATACAGCAGTAGGGATGCTGAGACCACGGACAAGGATCTCACCCTGGGTTGGGCTGGCAGATccagcactggggacactgggaccGCAGGCAGAGAGTTCAGCCCCAGCAGGGTGGCCTGGGATAGCCAATACAGCACCAGGGACATGGAGAGCCAGGACCGGGAGTTCAGCCCCAGCAGATCAGCTTGGACTGGTGAATGCAGCACCCAAGGCACAGAGAGCCAGGACAGGGAGTTCAGCTTCAGCAGGCCAGCGGAGGCCGATGGATACAGCACCAGGGACATGGAGAGCCAGGACCTGGAATTCAGCCCCAGCAGACCTGCCTGGGAGGACAGATACAGCACCAGGCACATGGAGAGCCAGGACCAGGAGTTCAGCCCCAGCAGGCCTGCTTGGACCAGTGAATGCAGCACCAGGGACATGGAGGACCAGGCCTGGAAATTCTGCCCTGGCAGACCAGCCTGGGACAGCAAGTacagcagcagggacatggaGAACCAGGAGGGAGAGTTCAGCTCCAGCAGATCAGCCAAATCCAGTGAGGGCAGCACCAGGGACATGGAGAGCCAGGATGGGGAGTTCAAACCCAGCAGACCAGCCTGGGAGGACAGATTTAGCACCAGGGATGTGGAGAGCCTGGACCAGTTCAGTCCCAGCAGACTGACTGAGCCTGATGGATACAGCACCAGGGACATGGAGCCCCAAGACAGGGAGTTCAGCCCTGCCAGACCAGCCAAAGCCAGCGAGCACAGCATCGGGGTCATGGAGACCTGGGAGAGggagctcagccccagcagATCGGCCTGGGATGATCAACGCAGCACCAGGGATGTGGAGACGTGGGGTGAGGAGCTCAGCCCTGGCAGAGCAACCGAAGCCAGTGAGTGCAGCACCAGGGACATGGAGAGCCAGGACAGGGAGTTCAGCCTGGCCTGGGAGGACAGATTTAGCACCAGACACTTGGAGAGCCAGGACAGTGGGTtcaaacccaacaaaccagcctgggatgaGGAGCACAGCACCAGGGACATGGagagccaggagcaggagctcagctccagcagagcagctgaggcTGATGGACACAGGAGTAGGGACATGGAGAGCCAGGTCCTGGAGCTCAGCCCTGGCAGCCTGACCTGGGCCAGCgagtgcagctctgcagacaccagagAAGAAGGGATTGAGGTCAGGTCTGGCCGCAGCCCCAGCCAAACCGAGCCAGTGGATGCTGCTGCCGATGGGAAGGAGTTCCCCAGCTCCCCCTGCCCCGATCCCACATCCCAGGATCCTGGCTGTGGCAGCACTGAACACAGTGCCGCTGGCACCAGGGACTGGGCTGAGGAGCCTGGAGATGCTGAGTGCCACAGCCAGTTCAGCAGCACCggcacagagcaggagctgggtccTTCCAGCGCCGCAGTGTCCACCGGTGGCTTCATGCCCTGGGTGGGTGCGATGGGAGCCCCAGAGGACCAGCACCGTGATGTCCCCTGCGGCACATCGGGAGGAGCCGGCCTGCAGGAGCATGGCTGTGGCGATGCAGAGGCCCAGCGCCGGGAATGGGCTGATGCGTTCAGTGCCCGCTGCGCTGCCCGGAGCCGGGACACCGGGGAGCGGCACCGGGGAGGTGACACCAGCTCCGTGCACAG cagcGTTGGTCTCTGGGACCCCATCCTGCAGATGGGTGAACCCCCGGCTGTGGGGTCCCCCTGCACCGACCCACCCAGCCCtacagaggaggagagggacCCCCTGGAGCTGGGCCCTGCCCCACGGAGCCCTGGGGCTTCCTCTCCGCTGCCAGAGGCTGTCGGCGGGACCCCACTGGACACAGGGAGTGCAGCAGCCCCCTCGGACCACCTGGATGGGAAGAGACCTCCCAGCTGGGAGGAGAAGTGGCTCCCCGTGGGTACCCCACATCCCGAGGCACCCCCGGACCTCGCCGGGCAGGAGTTCACCTTCCTGGAG GACGCGGAGGTGCTGGACAGCCGCGTGCTCCGCAGCAAGGCCGAGCTGGGCCGGCAGCGGCGGCACCGGGCCCCGGTGCTGCGCCCGTCCACCGGCCCCGACGGGGACACTTGGCTCTTCCGTGACTGCAGCG AGCCCCGGACCCCCGAGGACGAGGCGGCAGCAGAGCCCCGGAGCCGGCGGCCGGGCAGGGCCGGGAGGGGGCCGCTGTTCCCCAGCCTCAGCGCGGCCGCGCTCAAG GCCAAGCTGCGAGGCCGGAACCGCTCGGCAGAGGAGGGGACCCCCCCGGGGGACAGCAAAGTGACCCCCCCTCGGGAGCCCCATGTGCAGCGCTCCAAGTCCTGCAAGATCCCCGGCCTGAGTGGGAAACCCCTGGTGCTGCCCCCCAAACCTGAGAGGTCCTCGGG GTCTGAGGCCTCCCCCCCACACTGGCTGCAAGCGCTCAAGCTGAAGAAGAAGAAACCTTGA
- the TNKS1BP1 gene encoding 182 kDa tankyrase-1-binding protein isoform X1, which translates to MASQPLHPALPCTAPAGTGGLAGGSPDTGTARPKPPLRPKPHVLPKPAVPAKTPLPPPAPRHPRPELPSAEKMNRLAGPQPYGTGSMGGPLRRPSFTIKSPHQEPLIEKGLPSPAAAAGEATGVTPGEESPLPPTPSRKGPAPFKVTPVPVAIKPERFPGTTVEQILAKMDTREGPGSPDRARLCPDLSLRFGSKPFTAFRRRPSGEVEGAAPGDAPQPAAGEPGPGDDGHPTAETSGSPPAGPSSAGAPRGHRRPSSPPDLSSLQLGPPGSPRPPSCPAPAPGAPSQPYPAAPGSPHAPPELLAPGSPTRAPGSPESRPPASASVASSQAPGAPSSTAEPQLSISRSPGSPHTPGEGSPDNATPPGTPELPPRTTCPPGSPEAAVQCPASPSPPPEPLGNVSRPPGSPEGPDDPAAPPLSSEGPNFSPAPPCRRSSEGVLRPPPAGQGLGGLGGSLGALPQPGDPVVEPALGSESGWSLSQSFEWTFPARGGRRVPSPPRSPIRETGDSDGEDPAPGAAEPGPRGAEGAPCPGGPVAHAEVESSPEEDDDGEAEQDVTLCVTEPGQDPAEPEPHSEAAPLHPAPPAPATGTGSVWAPEGDSALSLQGPGGPGPAGGSPRSRDVPSDPGWLMELLASPGAHTGQGTEGLLGWSRKDLSSEFGISTPSPGSAFRWTQETDWPREPERDRELRTEQSWGSTGAGDQPFGTTRSDWGSGCRGTELPGDAGLGHSDWHKAPGAGESCRQEQDFGASKPTWGTGYGLDSTGSRDRIGSGNTDWSSSYSAGGAQRQDEELSSRQPSWASKYSSGDRESQDQATTPAWAGQYGCRDPEMKDRELSPDWTSKYSSRDAETTDKDLTLGWAGRSSTGDTGTAGREFSPSRVAWDSQYSTRDMESQDREFSPSRSAWTGECSTQGTESQDREFSFSRPAEADGYSTRDMESQDLEFSPSRPAWEDRYSTRHMESQDQEFSPSRPAWTSECSTRDMEDQAWKFCPGRPAWDSKYSSRDMENQEGEFSSSRSAKSSEGSTRDMESQDGEFKPSRPAWEDRFSTRDVESLDQFSPSRLTEPDGYSTRDMEPQDREFSPARPAKASEHSIGVMETWERELSPSRSAWDDQRSTRDVETWGEELSPGRATEASECSTRDMESQDREFSLAWEDRFSTRHLESQDSGFKPNKPAWDEEHSTRDMESQEQELSSSRAAEADGHRSRDMESQVLELSPGSLTWASECSSADTREEGIEVRSGRSPSQTEPVDAAADGKEFPSSPCPDPTSQDPGCGSTEHSAAGTRDWAEEPGDAECHSQFSSTGTEQELGPSSAAVSTGGFMPWVGAMGAPEDQHRDVPCGTSGGAGLQEHGCGDAEAQRREWADAFSARCAARSRDTGERHRGGDTSSVHSSSVGLWDPILQMGEPPAVGSPCTDPPSPTEEERDPLELGPAPRSPGASSPLPEAVGGTPLDTGSAAAPSDHLDGKRPPSWEEKWLPVGTPHPEAPPDLAGQEFTFLEDAEVLDSRVLRSKAELGRQRRHRAPVLRPSTGPDGDTWLFRDCSEPRTPEDEAAAEPRSRRPGRAGRGPLFPSLSAAALKAKLRGRNRSAEEGTPPGDSKVTPPREPHVQRSKSCKIPGLSGKPLVLPPKPERSSGSEASPPHWLQALKLKKKKP; encoded by the exons ATGGCCTCGCAGCCCCTGCACCCGGCCCTGCCCTGCACTGCACCGGCGGGCACCGGGGGGCTGGCGGGCGGCAGCCCTGACACAG GCACTGCCCGGCCCAAGCCCCCGCTGCGGCCCAAGCCCCATGTGCTGCCCAAGCCGGCCGTGCCCGCCAAGACCCCGCTGCCACCACCGGCCCCGCGGCACCCGCGGCCTGAGCTGCCCTCAGCAGAGAAGATGAACCGCCTGGCCGGGCCCCAGCCCTATGGCACTGGCAGCATGGGGGGGCCTCTTCGCCGGCCCTCCTTTACCATCAAATCCCCCCATCAAGAGCCCCTCATCGAGAAGGGGCTGccctcccctgcagcagcagctggggaggCCACAGGAGTGACCCCCGGTGAGGAGTCCCCCCTGCCACCGACCCCCTCCCGCAAGGGCCCGGCCCCCTTCAAGGTGACCCCGGTGCCAGTGGCCATCAAACCGGAGCGGTTCCCGGGCACCACCGTGGAGCAGATCCTGGCCAAGATGGACACCAGGGAGGGCCCAGGGAGCCCGGACCGAGCCCGGCTCTGTCCCGACCTCTCCTTGCGCTTCGGCTCCAAGCCCTTCACCGCCTTCCGGAGGCGCCCCAGTGGGGAGGTGGAGGGAGCTGCCCCTGGCGACGCCCCCCAACCCGCGGCGGGTGAGCCGGGGCCGGGGGACGACGGACACCCCACAGCCGAGACGAG CGGCTCCCCCCCCGCCGGCCCGAGCAGCGCCGGGGCCCCCCGCGGACACCGGAGGCCAAGCTCCCCCCCTGAC CTCTCCTCTCTGCAGTTGGGCCCCCCTGGCTCTCCCAGGCCCCCCTCCTGCCCAGCTCCGGCCCCAGGGGCTCCCTCCCAGCCCTACCCTGCAGCCCCCGGctccccccatgccccccccgAGCTCCTGGCCCCCGGTTCCCCCACACGGGCCCCCGGCTCCCCCGAATCCCGGCCTCCAGCCAGCGCCTCGGTCGCCTCTAGCCAGGCTCCCGGGGCTCCCTCCTCCACAGCCGAGCCTCAGCTCAGCATCTCCCGCTCCCCCGGCTCCCCCCACACGCCTGGAGAGGGGTCCCCTGATAATGCCACCCCCCCCGGCACTCCCGAGCTGCCCCCCAGGACCACCTGCCCCCCCGGCTCTCCCGAGGCTGCTGTCCAGTGCCCGGCCTCCCCCAGCCCACCCCCCGAGCCCCTGGGTAACGTCTCTCGCCCCCCGGGCTCCCCGGAGGGACCCGATGACCCCGCGGCACCCCCACTGTCCTCTGAGGGTCCCAACTTCAGCCCCGCTCCCCCCTGCAGGCGTTCATCAGAGGGGGTCCTGCGGCCCCCACCTGCGGGGCAGGGCCTAGGGGGGCTGGGGGGCTCGCTGGGTGCCCTGCCCCAGCCCGGGGACCCTGTTGTGGAGCCGGCCCTGGGCAGCGAGTCCGGCTGGAGCCTCTCCCAGTCCTTTGAGTGGACGTTCCCAGCACGGGGGGGCCGCCgggtcccatcccccccccgctcccccaTCCGGGAGACAGGCGACTCGGACGGGGAGGACCCGGCCCCTGGAGCGGCTGAGCCCGGCCCCCGGGGAGCAGAGGGGGCCCCGTGTCCGGGGGGGCCCGTGGCCCACGCAGAGGTTGAGAGCTCCCCggaggaggatgatgatggGGAGGCAGAGCAGGATGTGACACTGTGCGTGACAGAGCCTGGCCAGGACCCGGCTGAGCCTGAGCCCCACAGCGAGGCCGCCCCACTGCATCCAGCCCCACCGGCTCCAGCCACGGGGACTGGCTCGGTGTGGGCACCGGAGGGCGACTCTGCACTGAGCCTGCAGGGCCCTGGGGGGCCGGGCCCTGCTGGAGGGTCCCCAAGGAGCCGAGATGTGCCCAGTGATCCGGGCTGGCTGATGGAGCTGTTGGCATCACCTGGAGCCCACACAGGAcaaggcacagag ggcctGCTCGGCTGGTCACGAAAGGACCTGAGCAGTGAATTTGGCATCAGCACCCCCAGTCCCGGCAGCGCCTTCCGCTGGACCCAGGAGACAGACTGGCCCCGGGAGCCGGAGCGGGACCGGGAGCTCAGGACTGAACAGAGCTGGGGCAGCACCGGGGCTGGGGACCAGCCCTTCGGCACCACCAGGAGCGACTGGGGCAGCGGCTGCCGAGGGACCGAGCTGCCGGGAGACGCGGGGCTGGGCCACAGCGACTGGCACAAAGCCCCTggtgctggggagagctgcCGGCAGGAACAGGACTTCGGTGCCAGCAAACCCACGTGGGGCACCGGCTACGGCTTggacagcactggcagcagggacaggattGGCTCTGGGAACACCGATTGGAGCAGCAGCTACAGCGCGGGGGGAGCCCAGCGCCAGGATGAGGAGCTGAGCTCCAGGCAGCCCAGCTGGGCCAGCAAGTACAGCTCCGGGGATCGGGAGAGCCAGGACCAGGCCACCACACCGGCATGGGCTGGCCAGTACGGCTGCAGGGATCCAGAGATGAAGGACAGGGAGCTCAGCCCAGACTGGACCAGTAAATACAGCAGTAGGGATGCTGAGACCACGGACAAGGATCTCACCCTGGGTTGGGCTGGCAGATccagcactggggacactgggaccGCAGGCAGAGAGTTCAGCCCCAGCAGGGTGGCCTGGGATAGCCAATACAGCACCAGGGACATGGAGAGCCAGGACCGGGAGTTCAGCCCCAGCAGATCAGCTTGGACTGGTGAATGCAGCACCCAAGGCACAGAGAGCCAGGACAGGGAGTTCAGCTTCAGCAGGCCAGCGGAGGCCGATGGATACAGCACCAGGGACATGGAGAGCCAGGACCTGGAATTCAGCCCCAGCAGACCTGCCTGGGAGGACAGATACAGCACCAGGCACATGGAGAGCCAGGACCAGGAGTTCAGCCCCAGCAGGCCTGCTTGGACCAGTGAATGCAGCACCAGGGACATGGAGGACCAGGCCTGGAAATTCTGCCCTGGCAGACCAGCCTGGGACAGCAAGTacagcagcagggacatggaGAACCAGGAGGGAGAGTTCAGCTCCAGCAGATCAGCCAAATCCAGTGAGGGCAGCACCAGGGACATGGAGAGCCAGGATGGGGAGTTCAAACCCAGCAGACCAGCCTGGGAGGACAGATTTAGCACCAGGGATGTGGAGAGCCTGGACCAGTTCAGTCCCAGCAGACTGACTGAGCCTGATGGATACAGCACCAGGGACATGGAGCCCCAAGACAGGGAGTTCAGCCCTGCCAGACCAGCCAAAGCCAGCGAGCACAGCATCGGGGTCATGGAGACCTGGGAGAGggagctcagccccagcagATCGGCCTGGGATGATCAACGCAGCACCAGGGATGTGGAGACGTGGGGTGAGGAGCTCAGCCCTGGCAGAGCAACCGAAGCCAGTGAGTGCAGCACCAGGGACATGGAGAGCCAGGACAGGGAGTTCAGCCTGGCCTGGGAGGACAGATTTAGCACCAGACACTTGGAGAGCCAGGACAGTGGGTtcaaacccaacaaaccagcctgggatgaGGAGCACAGCACCAGGGACATGGagagccaggagcaggagctcagctccagcagagcagctgaggcTGATGGACACAGGAGTAGGGACATGGAGAGCCAGGTCCTGGAGCTCAGCCCTGGCAGCCTGACCTGGGCCAGCgagtgcagctctgcagacaccagagAAGAAGGGATTGAGGTCAGGTCTGGCCGCAGCCCCAGCCAAACCGAGCCAGTGGATGCTGCTGCCGATGGGAAGGAGTTCCCCAGCTCCCCCTGCCCCGATCCCACATCCCAGGATCCTGGCTGTGGCAGCACTGAACACAGTGCCGCTGGCACCAGGGACTGGGCTGAGGAGCCTGGAGATGCTGAGTGCCACAGCCAGTTCAGCAGCACCggcacagagcaggagctgggtccTTCCAGCGCCGCAGTGTCCACCGGTGGCTTCATGCCCTGGGTGGGTGCGATGGGAGCCCCAGAGGACCAGCACCGTGATGTCCCCTGCGGCACATCGGGAGGAGCCGGCCTGCAGGAGCATGGCTGTGGCGATGCAGAGGCCCAGCGCCGGGAATGGGCTGATGCGTTCAGTGCCCGCTGCGCTGCCCGGAGCCGGGACACCGGGGAGCGGCACCGGGGAGGTGACACCAGCTCCGTGCACAG cagcagcGTTGGTCTCTGGGACCCCATCCTGCAGATGGGTGAACCCCCGGCTGTGGGGTCCCCCTGCACCGACCCACCCAGCCCtacagaggaggagagggacCCCCTGGAGCTGGGCCCTGCCCCACGGAGCCCTGGGGCTTCCTCTCCGCTGCCAGAGGCTGTCGGCGGGACCCCACTGGACACAGGGAGTGCAGCAGCCCCCTCGGACCACCTGGATGGGAAGAGACCTCCCAGCTGGGAGGAGAAGTGGCTCCCCGTGGGTACCCCACATCCCGAGGCACCCCCGGACCTCGCCGGGCAGGAGTTCACCTTCCTGGAG GACGCGGAGGTGCTGGACAGCCGCGTGCTCCGCAGCAAGGCCGAGCTGGGCCGGCAGCGGCGGCACCGGGCCCCGGTGCTGCGCCCGTCCACCGGCCCCGACGGGGACACTTGGCTCTTCCGTGACTGCAGCG AGCCCCGGACCCCCGAGGACGAGGCGGCAGCAGAGCCCCGGAGCCGGCGGCCGGGCAGGGCCGGGAGGGGGCCGCTGTTCCCCAGCCTCAGCGCGGCCGCGCTCAAG GCCAAGCTGCGAGGCCGGAACCGCTCGGCAGAGGAGGGGACCCCCCCGGGGGACAGCAAAGTGACCCCCCCTCGGGAGCCCCATGTGCAGCGCTCCAAGTCCTGCAAGATCCCCGGCCTGAGTGGGAAACCCCTGGTGCTGCCCCCCAAACCTGAGAGGTCCTCGGG GTCTGAGGCCTCCCCCCCACACTGGCTGCAAGCGCTCAAGCTGAAGAAGAAGAAACCTTGA
- the APLNR gene encoding apelin receptor: protein MEEVTEAYAYGDNDTECEYEEWAPSLALLPTIYLLVFLLGTVGNGLVLWTVFKGGQDRRRSADTFIANLAAADLTFVATLPLWAAYAWLGYHWPFGTAACKVSSYLVFVNMYASVFCLTGLSFDRYLAIVRPLATAKLRSRVSGLMATVALWVLAALLALPALVLRRAAALGGDTRITCYMDYGGLAAPGTEGAWEVGLGLSSTALGFVVPFAIMLTCYFFIARTVASHFHRERAEGPRKRKRLLTIITVLVAAFGGCWLPFHLVKTLYVLMDLGVLPWSCGLHTFFSNLHPYCSGIAYINSCLNPFLYAFFDPRFRRACAALLCCRPPGPGTERSASYSSGQGGKGGQAPGGKLDPATQETLFRA from the coding sequence ATGGAGGAGGTGACGGAGGCCTATGCCTATGGGGACAACGACACAGAGTGCGAGTACGAGGAGTGGGCCCCCTCGCTGGCCCTGCTGCCCACCATCTACCTGCTGGTGTTCCTGCTGGGCACGGTGGGCAATGGTCTGGTGCTCTGGACCGTCTTCAAGGGCGGGCAGGACCGGCGGCGCTCGGCAGACACCTTCATCGCCAACCTGGCTGCTGCCGACCTCACCTTCGTGGCCACGCTGCCGCTCTGGGCTGCCTACGCCTGGCTGGGCTACCACTGGCCCTTCGGCACGGCCGCCTGCAAGGTCAGCAGCTACCTGGTGTTTGTCAACATGTACGCCAGCGTCTTCTGCCTGACGGGGCTCAGCTTCGACCGCTACTTGGCCATCGTGCGGCCGCTGGCCACGGCCAAGCTGCGCTCCCGGGTCAGCGGGCTCATGGCCACCGTGGCCCTGTGGGTGCTGGCGGCACTGCTGGCACTGCCGGCCCTGGTGCTGCGGCGAGCGGCTGCGCTCGGGGGGGACACGAGGATCACCTGCTATATGGACTATGGGGGCCTGGCGGCACCGGGCACCGAGGGCGCCTGGGAGGTGGGCTTGGGGCTCTCCTCCACCGCGCTCGGCTTCGTGGTCCCCTTCGCCATCATGCTGACCTGCTACTTCTTCATCGCCCGCACCGTGGCCAGCCACTTCCACCGGGAGCGCGCCGAGGGGCCCCGCAAGCGCAAGAGGCTCCTCACCATCATCACGGTGCTGGTGGCTGCCTTCGGGGGCTGCTGGCTGCCCTTCCACCTGGTGAAGACCCTGTACGTGCTGATGGACCTGGGCGTGCTGCCGTGGTCCTGCGGCCTCCACACCTTCTTCAGCAACCTGCACCCCTACTGCTCCGGCATCGCCTACATCAACAGCTGCCTCAACCCCTTCCTCTATGCCTTCTTCGACCCCCGGTTCCGCCGTGCCTGCGCCGCTCTCCTCTGCTGCCGCCCCCCCGGGCCCGGCACCGAGCGCTCCGCCAGCTACTCCTCGGGGCAAGGGGGCAAGGGGGGGCAGGCGCCGGGGGGCAAACTGGACCCCGCCACCCAGGAGACGCTGTTCCGTGCCTGa